The following coding sequences lie in one Mercenaria mercenaria strain notata chromosome 5, MADL_Memer_1, whole genome shotgun sequence genomic window:
- the LOC128557393 gene encoding protein draper-like, with protein MCGFCYTLESCNSTTGYCMTGCESGYKTEPVCTEASPAGYFGSECKQLCSGYCVGGQENCDNVHGTCLDGCTVGWKGRTCKEVCDNGTYSQNCSFKCSGHCKHNAGCNKQDGTCQDGCSPGYTGGKCDLCEFCSSSLYSRTSTGMTYKCVPLFFLQLITYQLLLLDSFCLNLNTSWGQMNERT; from the exons ATGTGCGGCTTCTGCTACACCTTAGAATCATGTAATTCTACTACTGGGTACTGTATGACCGGCTGTGAATCTGGCTATAAAACAGAACCCGTTTGCACAGAAG CTTCTCCTGCTGGTTATTTTGGAAGCGAATGCAAACAATTGTGTAGTGGATACTGCGTTGGTGGACAAGAAAACTGCGATAACGTACATGGAACATGTTTAGATGGCTGTACCGTAGGTTGGAAAGGACGGACATGCAAAGAAG TATGTGACAATGGGACATATAGCCAAAACTGTTCGTTCAAATGCAGTGGGCATTGCAAACATAATGCTGGATGTAATAAACAGGATGGAACTTGCCAAGACGGATGCAGTCCAGGATATACTGGGGGAAAGTGTGATCTATGTGAGTTTTGTAGTTCTTCTTTATATAGCAGAACCTCTACTGGAATGACGTATAAATGTGTGCCTTTATTTTTTTTGCAGCTGATTACATATCAGCTATTGCTGCTAGACTCGTTTTGTCTTAATTTAAATACTTCTTGGGGACAGATGAATGAACGGACGTAG
- the LOC128557187 gene encoding uncharacterized protein LOC128557187 — translation MDKNTTADLLKDLTELTTHLKDNYKEDFVCQEWATTFSSKYYKKLVDTCKPTKRQTRSTLKEKLKEEITKSQEEVLENFNVDISSEDKCIESIRNLDKQIYRNKRNIVYCTHQIGFIIKNLRSVCPKDCDLGLYFHLRGVHYTDSYCRNLALVYELIEKHKNLLKCALNTGTLIKNRKLIEEICTELNW, via the exons AT ggataaaaatacaaCAGCAGACCTGTTAAAAGATTTGACGGAATTAACAAcccatttaaaagataattacaaagaAGATTTTGTATGCCAAGAATGGGCTACAACATTCAGTTCAAAGTATTACAAGAAATTGGTTGATACATGTAAGCCAACAAAGCGACAAACAAGGAGTACGTTAAAAGAAAAGCTTAAAGAAGAAATTACGAAATCACAAGAGgaggttttagaaaattttaatgtggaTATTTCAAGCGAGGACAAATGTATTGAAAGCATTAGAAATTTAGACAAGCagatatacagaaacaaacggaatattgtttattgtacacatcagattggatttattattaaaaatttaagatcAGTTTGCCCAAAGGATTGTGATCTGGGACTTTATTTTCATCTCAGAGGTGTACATTACACAGATTCCTACTGTCGAAACCTGGctttagtttatgaattaattgagaaacataagaatttattgaagtgtgctttaaacactggaactttaatcaaaaataggaaattaatcgaagaaatatgtacagagtTGAATTGGTAA